Genomic DNA from Paenibacillus donghaensis:
TGGACAGCATACATGCCGCGTCGGCGCTCGGCTTCATTCACGGGCATGCGGATGGCAGCTTCGTTCCTGGCGGTCCAGCGTCCCGCGCCGAGGCAGCTCAATTTATTTTGAATTACATCCGCTGACTTCTGATTGATATCCGGTAACAGGTTCCTTGGACTCAGCACCCTGCCCATGAAGCATACAGCTTCATGGGCGTTACTGCTTAAGACCCCGCAGGATAGGAGCGTCTAAGACTAAGCGCTTGATCGCCTCACCAGTCCGTTTCACCGATTTAAGTGCGATTACGCACCTAATTGATCAGTTTTTTTCGTTTTAGAGCAAATAAGTGCGAATACGCATCTAATTTCGGGTTTGGAGCGCTCAAGAAGCAATTTATTCGAAAATAGTTGCAGATTCGCACTTATTTGTCCGATATCCACAGTTCCACCTGAAATTAGATGCAGTTTCGCATCTAATTTATTTTGGAAGCTATAATGTAACATTCTAGATCCTAGGCGGGACTTAAATAGCAATTCATAAGCAGGCTATATTTCCCAGCCCCGACGCTATAATTTCAAGTGATATAATGAAGCAATCCGGCAAGCTACGAGATCGTCTGGCTACAGCTTAAGGTAGGAGGAACAGCATGCTTCCGGCAAGAATTTACCGTAATTATTTCAAGAACAATCTGTTTATGAAGATTATTTTGCTCTTTTCGGCGATTGCTGTGGTAACGATCATTACGTTCTCCTACCTGATGTTTCTCTTAATGTCTCAGGCCGCAGTCGAGAGGCAGCTGGAGATTCAGAAGCGGGCAGTGGAGAGTGTGAGCCGTTATATTGAGCAGAAGTATGATTTTGTGCAGACGATGACTACCGAGATTTACAGAGACAGCGAGCTGACGGCCAACACCGCATATCTGCTGGAGCACCCCTATGAAGAATATGTGAAGTACCGGCTGGACCGCTATTTCAGCGAGAGCAACTCGACTACAGATCCGGTTCAATATTTCAAGAATAAAGTGGAGGATGCCCCGGATATCCGTACCTTGCTGTTATACAGCGCCGGTGAGCAGCAGCTCTACGTGTATAATGACCACAAGCAATTCGAGATTATCTCGACCAATGCAGCCCATTCCTTCGTGCCCGATGCGATGTATCTGGAGGAGGGAGGGAGTGTTTCCGTTCCCAATGTATGGGTTCGCAAAAGCATCTCCCTGCCTGATGTCCCCATGTTCTCGGTGCGCACCCCGGTGAATAACAAGCAGTCGCTCAGCAATATCGGCCAGCTGCTGGTGTACTTTGATGCCGACCAGATCTGGGAAGGCATGGGCAATGACAGGAAGGATTTCAAAGGCACCATTCTCGTGTTGTCCGCAGACGGGGATGTGATGTTTGATACCTCCGGCAAGTTCTATGGGCAGTCGTATCCTTATGCCCGCCAGGTGAACTCGGTCTCTACGGACGGCGAGGAGATTGGTGGAATGAGACTGTCAAAGCTGACCCACAGCCAGGGCGGGTTCACTGTAATCAGCGCTGTGCCGAAGGAGGAGCTGGCTGCGACCTACAGCGGGCTCCGCAACATGATTATGATCATCTGCCTGATTTGTTTAGCCTTTGCGATTATCACCCCTTCGCTGTTCATCAGCAATTTCGCCAAACGCACACACCGCATTATCAAGTTCACCCGCAAGGTTAAGAATGGCGACTTGGCCGCCCGGATTACCGATGTCAGAGAGGACGAGCTGGGGCAGATCTCCAAGAGCTTCAACGATATGCTGGATGAGCTGAATCTCCATATCGACCGGGTGTTCAAGGCTGAGATCAAGCAGAAGCATACCGAAATTGCAGCGCTTGAAGCCAGAGTTAATCCGCATTTTCTCTATAACACGCTTGAGGTCATCCGCATGCGGGCGCTCTCCCAAGGGGCGACGGATGTGGGCGAGATGATCTACAGCCTGTCCGTTCTGTTCAAGAGTTATGTTCAGCCCAAAGCCAAGCATACCTTGAAGGATGAACTGGAGGCCTGCCGCTTGTACCTGGAGCTGTTCCGTATCCGTTACAAGGACAGATTCTCGTATGAGCTGTACTGCGGGAAGGAGCTGGAAGGCAGAGTGGTTCTGAAAATGTCACTGCAGCCCATTATCGAAAATTACATTCTTCACGGGATGCGGACGGACAAGAGCGACAATCACATCTCTATCGCTGTGAATAAGCAAGGGCCCATGCTGTGTGCCTGTGTGACGGACAACGGGCGCGGCATTCCGCCGGAGCGGCTGGTGGAATTGACACAGGGACTGCGCAGACCCGAGGAGTCATCCGGGTCCTTCGGTCTGCGCAGCATTCATGAAAGGCTGAAGCTGCTGTATGGAGAATCCTATGGGATCGAGCTGAAGAGTGAAGTGGGCACAGGCACGACAGTGATTGTGTATTTCCCCGATCTGGGAGAGGATGAGCCAACATATGTATAGAGTATTCATTGTGGATGATGAGCCGTTTATCATAGATGGCTTGTACGATATCATAGACTGGTCCGGTCTGGGGCTGGAAATTGTCGGCCAGGCTGAGAATGGGCAGCAGGCGCTGGACGCGCTGCGCACGGTCCGGGCAGATATTCTGATTACGGATATCTCCATGCCGGTGATGAACGGGCTGGAATTGATCCGCGCAGTAAGGGAAATCCAGCCCATGCTGAAAGCTATTATATTAAGCGGGTATGATGAGTTCGGCTACCTCAAGGAGGGCATGGCGCTGGGCATTGAGAATTATCTGCTGAAGCCGATTAATCTGGAGGAATTCAGGGCTACACTGGTTACGGTCGCGGAGAAGTTGAACGAATCCAGAGCCGAGCGTGAGCTGAGCGCACACAGCATCTCCATTCTGAAGGATCATGTCATGCACCGCTGGCTCAGAGATCAGATCCATCCCCAGGAGTTCAAGGAGCGTGCGGCGTTTCTGGGAATGGATATAGACAAGCCGCTTGTGCTTGCGTCACTGCTGCGGCCGGAGCATTCCCATGCCGCTGTCTTTCAGACTGCAGTAGAAGCGCTCAGCGGCAGTGGCGGCCTTATTTTATTTCAGGATCTTGACGGCGTGGATATTGTACTGCTGCATCTGCTGAGCGAGTATCAGCGCGGGAAGGAAGAAGCAGAGCAGGTTCACAAGCGGCTGCTGGATGCCCTCGGCGGTTTCCAGCCGCTGCGCCTGTCGGTGGGCAGTGTGGAAGAGCTGCAGGGAGGGGCTTCCCTGAGCTATGTCCATGCCAAGAAGGCGCAGGAATATTTCATGCTCTATCCCGAGCGGAATGTCATTCATTACGAAGAGCTGAAGGAGGCGGGAGATTCCGTCCTGCAGAAGCTTCCCCTGAAATGGGAGGAAGACCTCAAGCTGATCCTGTCCAAAGATAAGCAAACACTGCTTGCCCGGATCGATCAATGCTTCGAGCAGCTGCGGCAGCTGGAGGGCATCACACCGGAGCTGCTTCAAGGGATCTCCATGGAATGGCTGATCCGCTTCAAGCTGCAGCTGAGGGAGATCAGACATACGGAGGAGCCGGAGCTGTTCGCTGAAGGCTTCAACAGAATTCAATCGTTCACCTCGATCGGGGAATTATGCGGCATCATCAAAGAAGCGGCTGTGCTGACCATCGACTCGCTGCTGCGCGATGTCAAGAGTCCGGTAGTCCATCAGGTGCTGACTTATATCCATGACTCCTACAACGAAGATATTTCGCTCAAAACGCTGGGAGCGCAGTACAATATTCATCCGGTGTATCTCGGGCAATTGTTTCATAAAGAGGTTAATGAATCCTTCACGGATTATATTAACAAATACCGGATCGAGCGGGCCAAGGAACAGCTGCGTACCTCACCGCTTAAGGTTCATGAAATCGCCAGGAATGTAGGCTACTGGGAGACCGGTTATTTCTACAAACAATTTAAGAAGCATGTGGGAATTTCCCCGACTGAATATAAAGGGCTTGTCTAGCGGGGTTCCGCGGCAAGCTTTTCTTTATTTTCTACAGTATTTATTTAGTTTAGCTTCTGTATGAAAATGCTTTCATAACTTAAAGTTAAGATAGTCCTTGAACAATAGAGGCGGCCCTGATCCGGGTGCTTCAAGGAGTAATCAAAGGGAGGTTATACAGGAATGAGCAAGAACAAGAGAAGGTTTTCCCTGTTGCTGACATCACTCATGGTCTTCTCGCTTGCGCTTAGCGCTTGTGGCGGGAACAACAATGCAAGCACGGCGAACGGCGAGAAGACGAACACGAATACGGCGTCTGAAGTCAAGTCAGAGAAGCCGGTCGAATTGATCTGGTACACCATTGGCGG
This window encodes:
- a CDS encoding sensor histidine kinase yields the protein MLPARIYRNYFKNNLFMKIILLFSAIAVVTIITFSYLMFLLMSQAAVERQLEIQKRAVESVSRYIEQKYDFVQTMTTEIYRDSELTANTAYLLEHPYEEYVKYRLDRYFSESNSTTDPVQYFKNKVEDAPDIRTLLLYSAGEQQLYVYNDHKQFEIISTNAAHSFVPDAMYLEEGGSVSVPNVWVRKSISLPDVPMFSVRTPVNNKQSLSNIGQLLVYFDADQIWEGMGNDRKDFKGTILVLSADGDVMFDTSGKFYGQSYPYARQVNSVSTDGEEIGGMRLSKLTHSQGGFTVISAVPKEELAATYSGLRNMIMIICLICLAFAIITPSLFISNFAKRTHRIIKFTRKVKNGDLAARITDVREDELGQISKSFNDMLDELNLHIDRVFKAEIKQKHTEIAALEARVNPHFLYNTLEVIRMRALSQGATDVGEMIYSLSVLFKSYVQPKAKHTLKDELEACRLYLELFRIRYKDRFSYELYCGKELEGRVVLKMSLQPIIENYILHGMRTDKSDNHISIAVNKQGPMLCACVTDNGRGIPPERLVELTQGLRRPEESSGSFGLRSIHERLKLLYGESYGIELKSEVGTGTTVIVYFPDLGEDEPTYV
- a CDS encoding response regulator transcription factor; amino-acid sequence: MYRVFIVDDEPFIIDGLYDIIDWSGLGLEIVGQAENGQQALDALRTVRADILITDISMPVMNGLELIRAVREIQPMLKAIILSGYDEFGYLKEGMALGIENYLLKPINLEEFRATLVTVAEKLNESRAERELSAHSISILKDHVMHRWLRDQIHPQEFKERAAFLGMDIDKPLVLASLLRPEHSHAAVFQTAVEALSGSGGLILFQDLDGVDIVLLHLLSEYQRGKEEAEQVHKRLLDALGGFQPLRLSVGSVEELQGGASLSYVHAKKAQEYFMLYPERNVIHYEELKEAGDSVLQKLPLKWEEDLKLILSKDKQTLLARIDQCFEQLRQLEGITPELLQGISMEWLIRFKLQLREIRHTEEPELFAEGFNRIQSFTSIGELCGIIKEAAVLTIDSLLRDVKSPVVHQVLTYIHDSYNEDISLKTLGAQYNIHPVYLGQLFHKEVNESFTDYINKYRIERAKEQLRTSPLKVHEIARNVGYWETGYFYKQFKKHVGISPTEYKGLV